A window of Phycodurus eques isolate BA_2022a chromosome 5, UOR_Pequ_1.1, whole genome shotgun sequence contains these coding sequences:
- the hsf4 gene encoding heat shock factor protein 4 produces the protein MQESPGAMGVDGSYTSNVPAFLTKLWTLVEDPDTNHLICWSATGTSFHVFDQGRFAKEVLPKYFKHNNMASFVRQLNMYGFRKVVNIEQSGLVKPERDDTEFQHLYFLQGHEHMLEHIKRKVSIVKSEETKVRQEDLSKLLYEVQLLRTQQDNMECQMQDMKQQNEVLWREVVSLRQNHTQQQKVMNKLIQFLFSQMQSNTPGTVSLKRKLPLMLDDGSISPPASKFSHSNPMEPMHESFYIQSPSNDTASCSTTGLTGGPIISDVTDMSQASMSLQMQPDESREKCLMLIKEEPVSPGVRAGLKGGSAGGGDTLALSSSCEVCSSEPPVLPVAMVQSVLEERGSTATMTERRIKRAAMERVECASDTVENMDMSLEELQQLILRSHQQSNMDPGTSTVIDPFSVNLPLTEWSFNEMETNLKSYVFQNQEPEAFPASTCEKQ, from the exons ATGCAGGAGTCTCCAGGTGCTATGGGTGTAGATGGCAGCTACACCAGCAACGTTCCAGCTTTTCTCACCAAACTGTGGACTCTCGTGGAGGATCCAGATACCAACCACCTAATCTGCTGGAGTGCT ACTGGGACCAGTTTCCATGTATTTGATCAGGGTCGCTTTGCCAAGGAAGTTCTACCAAAGTACTTTAAACACAATAATATGGCAAGCTTTGTCCGACAGCTCAACATGT ACGGCTTTCGAAAAGTTGTAAATATTGAGCAAAGTGGTCTGGTGAAGCCTGAGAGAGACGATACAGAGTTCCAACATTTGTACTTCCTCCAGGGACATGAACATATGCTGGAACACATCAAGAGGAAG GTATCAATTGTGAAGAGTGAAGAGACTAAAGTTCGTCAGGAGGACCTTAGTAAACTGCTGTATGAAGTTCAGCTCCTAAGAACACAACAGGACAACATGGAGTGTCAGATGCAGGACATGAAGCA GCAGAATGAGGTTCTGTGGAGAGAGGTGGTCTCACTGAGGCAGAACCACACACAGCAGCAGAAGGTCATGAACAAG CTAATTCAGTTTCTGTTCAGTCAAATGCAGTCCAACACACCTGGCACTGTAAGCTTGAAGAGAAAGCT GCCATTGATGTTGGATGACGGATCTATTAGCCCCCCTGCCTCCAAGTTCAGCCATAGTAACCCAATGGAGCCAATGCATGAGTCCTTCTACATCCAGTCG CCATCCAATGATACTGCTTCATGTTCTACCACTGGGCTAACAGGTGGACCGATTATATCGGATGTAACAGACATGTCACAAGCCAGCATGTCTCTACAGATGCAGCCTGATGAGAGCAG ggaaAAGTGCCTGATGCTTATCAAAGAAGAGCCTGTCAGTCCAGGAGTGAGAGCAGGACTGAAAGGAGGCAGTGCTGGTGGAGGAGACACACTAGCATTGAGCTCCTCCTGTGAGGTGTGCTCCTCAGAACCTCCCGTCCTTCCTGTTGCAATGGTGCAGTCTGTTTTGGAGGAGAGAGGCTCAACCGCCACAATGACAGAGAGAAGGATTAAGAGAGCTGCTATGGAAAG AGTGGAGTGTGCTTCCGATACAGTGGAAAATATGGATATGAGCCTGGAGGAGTTGCAGCAGCTGATACTCAGGAGCCATCAGCAGAGTAACATGGATCCAGGGACCAGTACTGTTATTGAT